In Paenibacillus sp. FSL R7-0345, a single window of DNA contains:
- the cysI gene encoding assimilatory sulfite reductase (NADPH) hemoprotein subunit: protein MANNESAVKPIGGPPSDVEHIKLESNYLRGALESTLQNPITGGLPEDDNRLLKFHGSYMQDDRDLRAERERSKLEPAYQFMLRVVAPGGVASAAQWLVMDELAHKYGNGTLRLTTRQAFQMHGVLKWNLKKTIKTINDTLMTTLAACGDVNRNVMSSPNPYQSELHAEVYEWARKLTDHLAPKTPAYHEIWLDGEKVVDSKADVEVEPIYGPVYLPRKFKIGLAVPPSNDVDVFSQDLGFIAILEDGKLAGFNVSVGGGMGMTHGDTNTYPQLGRVIGFVRPEQIIDVAEKTVTIQRDYGNRSVRKNARFKYTIDRHGLEWFRGELHHRLGWELEAARTYHFDHNGDRYGWVKGYDGKWNLTLYIQSGRIQDQEGYQLMTGLREIAKIHTGDFRLTPNQNLIIGGVSSAKKRRIAELAKQYGLTDGAHHSALRRSAMSCVALPTCGLAMAEAERYLPHLLDKLEPIIDKAGLRDEEIVIRMTGCPNGCARPALGEISFIGKSPGKYNMYLGAGFSGDRLNKLYKENIGEQEILETLEPMIHRYASERISGEHFGDFVIRSGYVAAVTSGLNFHD from the coding sequence GTGGCAAATAATGAATCAGCGGTGAAGCCGATCGGCGGACCGCCTAGCGATGTTGAACATATCAAGCTGGAGAGCAATTACCTGCGCGGCGCCCTGGAATCGACGCTGCAGAACCCTATTACCGGCGGACTGCCGGAGGATGACAACCGGCTGCTTAAATTCCACGGCAGCTACATGCAGGATGACCGTGATCTGCGTGCAGAACGCGAGCGCTCCAAGCTGGAGCCGGCCTATCAGTTTATGCTTCGCGTAGTAGCACCGGGGGGCGTAGCCTCGGCGGCGCAATGGCTGGTGATGGATGAGCTCGCTCATAAGTACGGCAACGGCACACTGCGTCTGACGACCCGGCAGGCTTTTCAGATGCACGGCGTGCTTAAGTGGAACCTCAAAAAAACAATCAAAACCATAAATGATACCCTTATGACCACCCTGGCGGCCTGTGGCGATGTTAACCGCAACGTGATGAGCAGCCCGAACCCGTACCAGTCTGAGCTGCATGCCGAGGTCTATGAATGGGCCCGCAAGCTCACCGATCACCTTGCTCCGAAGACTCCGGCTTACCACGAAATCTGGCTCGACGGCGAGAAGGTAGTGGACAGCAAGGCGGATGTGGAGGTTGAGCCGATCTACGGGCCTGTTTATCTGCCGCGTAAATTCAAGATTGGTCTGGCGGTTCCGCCTTCCAATGATGTTGATGTATTCTCGCAGGATCTGGGCTTTATCGCCATTCTTGAAGACGGCAAGCTGGCCGGCTTCAATGTATCTGTCGGCGGCGGGATGGGGATGACGCACGGCGATACCAACACCTATCCGCAGCTTGGCCGGGTTATCGGCTTTGTACGTCCGGAACAGATCATTGACGTTGCGGAGAAGACCGTCACGATTCAGCGCGACTACGGCAACCGTTCTGTCCGCAAGAACGCCAGGTTCAAATACACGATTGACCGTCACGGGCTGGAATGGTTCAGAGGTGAGCTGCACCACCGGCTGGGCTGGGAGCTCGAAGCGGCACGCACCTACCATTTCGATCATAACGGCGACCGTTACGGCTGGGTAAAGGGCTATGACGGCAAATGGAATCTGACCCTCTATATCCAGAGCGGACGGATTCAGGACCAGGAAGGGTATCAGCTGATGACGGGATTGCGTGAGATCGCCAAGATTCATACCGGTGATTTCCGGCTTACCCCGAACCAGAATCTGATTATCGGCGGAGTCAGCAGCGCGAAGAAACGCCGGATCGCCGAGCTGGCCAAGCAATACGGCCTGACTGACGGCGCCCATCATTCCGCACTGCGGCGCAGTGCCATGTCCTGCGTGGCTCTGCCGACCTGCGGTCTGGCCATGGCGGAGGCGGAGCGTTATCTTCCGCATCTGCTCGACAAGCTGGAGCCGATTATTGATAAGGCCGGCCTGCGGGATGAGGAGATTGTCATCCGGATGACCGGCTGCCCTAACGGCTGCGCTCGTCCTGCGCTAGGGGAGATATCCTTTATCGGCAAATCGCCGGGCAAATACAACATGTACCTGGGAGCCGGCTTCAGCGGTGACCGTCTGAACAAGCTGTACAAGGAAAATATCGGCGAGCAGGAAATTCTGGAGACACTGGAGCCGATGATTCACCGCTAC
- a CDS encoding assimilatory sulfite reductase (NADPH) flavoprotein subunit, translating into MQLQVTNSPFNESQAQLLNQLLPTLTESQQIWLGGYLSAMSLRGAGALLAAVEPSAPAAAAQGILPAAAAAAPPLSREVTVLFGSQTGNCQRLATSLSRKLEEQGFTVTVSAMNAFKPNTLKKVENLLILVSTHGEGEPPDNARAFHEFLHSKRAPQLEALRYSVLALGDTSYEFFCQTGKDFDQRLEQLGGQRLSPRVDCDLDYDEPVADWFEQVLGSLNGPQNAPQIADQAVAAAEKADEPQSAYSRNNPFYAEVLENLNLNGRGSDRETRHLELSLAGSDLTFEPGDSLGVYPENHPQLVAEIIAAMGWNPDETVPFNKKGEEGTLREALLRHYEITVLTKPLLEQAAKLSAAPGLQALLAPEAQQELKSYIQGRDLLDLITDFGPWNVAAGSFVSILRKLPARLYSISSSYNANPEEVHFTVRAVRYESHGRERYGVCSVHCAERVQPGDALPVYIQSNPNFKLPANPDVPVIMVGPGTGVAPFRSFLEERGEQGAGGKTWLFYGDRHFVTDFLYQTDWQRMLKEGVLNKLDVAFSRDTEEKVYVQHRILEHSKELYAWLQEGAHVYVCGDEKHMAHDVHAALLTVIQEEAGLSPEGAAAYLDNLQQEQRYQRDVY; encoded by the coding sequence GTGCAACTACAAGTTACGAACAGCCCGTTTAACGAGAGCCAGGCCCAGCTTCTGAACCAGCTGCTGCCGACATTGACAGAGTCGCAGCAAATCTGGCTTGGCGGATATTTGTCCGCAATGTCCCTGCGGGGAGCCGGGGCGCTACTTGCAGCCGTTGAACCTTCGGCGCCTGCAGCAGCAGCCCAGGGAATATTGCCTGCCGCTGCAGCAGCGGCACCTCCATTATCCCGAGAGGTGACTGTACTGTTCGGCTCACAGACCGGCAACTGCCAGCGGCTGGCGACAAGCCTGTCCCGCAAGCTGGAGGAGCAGGGCTTCACAGTGACCGTATCAGCGATGAATGCCTTTAAGCCGAATACGCTCAAGAAGGTCGAGAACCTGCTGATCCTGGTCAGTACACACGGGGAAGGAGAGCCGCCTGACAACGCCCGGGCTTTCCACGAATTCCTGCACAGCAAAAGAGCACCCCAGCTTGAAGCACTGCGCTACTCGGTTCTGGCCTTGGGCGATACCTCCTATGAATTCTTTTGCCAGACCGGCAAAGACTTTGACCAGCGGCTTGAGCAGCTCGGCGGCCAGCGCCTGAGCCCGCGGGTGGATTGCGATCTGGATTATGATGAGCCGGTTGCTGACTGGTTTGAACAGGTGCTTGGCTCGCTGAACGGCCCGCAGAATGCCCCGCAGATCGCGGATCAGGCAGTGGCGGCAGCCGAGAAAGCTGACGAGCCGCAATCTGCGTATTCACGCAATAATCCTTTTTATGCTGAAGTACTGGAGAATCTGAACTTGAACGGACGCGGATCGGACCGGGAGACCCGGCATCTGGAGCTGTCGCTTGCCGGCTCGGATCTGACCTTTGAACCGGGAGATTCCCTCGGTGTCTATCCGGAGAATCATCCGCAGCTTGTAGCAGAGATTATAGCGGCCATGGGCTGGAATCCCGACGAAACCGTTCCTTTTAATAAGAAAGGCGAAGAAGGCACGCTGCGCGAAGCGCTGCTGCGCCATTACGAAATCACTGTCCTGACCAAACCGCTGCTGGAGCAGGCGGCTAAACTGTCCGCCGCACCCGGCCTGCAGGCACTGCTGGCACCGGAAGCCCAGCAGGAGCTGAAATCCTACATCCAGGGCCGTGATTTGCTTGATCTGATCACAGATTTCGGACCATGGAATGTTGCAGCGGGCAGCTTTGTATCTATACTGCGTAAGCTGCCAGCGAGATTATATTCGATCTCCAGCAGCTATAATGCCAATCCGGAAGAGGTTCATTTTACCGTCCGGGCAGTGCGCTATGAATCGCACGGGCGCGAGCGCTACGGTGTCTGCTCGGTGCATTGCGCCGAACGGGTCCAGCCGGGAGATGCGCTGCCGGTGTATATCCAGAGCAACCCGAACTTCAAGCTTCCGGCGAATCCGGATGTACCGGTTATTATGGTCGGTCCGGGCACAGGCGTTGCCCCGTTCCGTTCCTTCCTGGAGGAACGCGGCGAGCAGGGGGCAGGCGGCAAGACCTGGTTGTTCTACGGTGACCGCCACTTCGTAACCGACTTCCTCTACCAGACAGACTGGCAGCGGATGCTGAAGGAAGGCGTACTGAACAAGCTGGATGTAGCCTTCTCGCGGGATACAGAGGAGAAGGTATATGTGCAGCACCGCATTCTTGAGCACAGCAAAGAACTGTATGCCTGGCTGCAAGAGGGCGCACATGTGTATGTCTGCGGCGACGAGAAGCATATGGCGCATGATGTTCATGCGGCACTCCTGACCGTAATCCAGGAGGAAGCTGGCCTCAGCCCTGAAGGCGCGGCGGCATATCTGGATAACCTGCAGCAGGAACAGCGCTATCAGCGCGATGTATATTAA
- a CDS encoding DHA2 family efflux MFS transporter permease subunit, with the protein MEAAIKGKIHFWPVMTAIFFGNFLSVLSTTTINIAVPILMDHFQTGLHTMQWMVTGFMLATGVTAPLAGYLGGRFSYKRLYTFALTGFTLFSLLCAVSWNPAMLIVFRMLQGSCSGLIMACTMTIIFQVIPQERRPFAVSLWSLSAMVAPAIGPTFSGWLLQFASWHWLFLINLPVGVAAIILTQLLIPYYRMNVPKSFDVPGLLTVVLGSLSLLGAFSQGGSWGWTSWKTMSLIALGIVLLILFVLRELKAEVPLLNLRVLKNRRFTAMLSIYSIVTVAMYAGTYLTPLFLQTVEGATTLKTGLILLPSSVLLALLSPVVGKLYPRFGPVKLIAAGIAFIFAGLFLMSRLHVGIDHNFILWAMVVRNLGIGLANVPSSTASMEEIPAEWSGHATSINNWVRNVLSSLAIAVFTSLLSSREAVHAKELAGTAGTSGSGNIGLMSFTMGVNDVFVVAALLVLTGFPLMLLIRRKRGNIPAEGLLEGNGMLKKESGAKL; encoded by the coding sequence TTGGAAGCTGCAATTAAAGGCAAAATTCATTTCTGGCCGGTTATGACCGCCATTTTTTTCGGGAATTTTCTCTCCGTGCTCAGCACGACAACGATAAATATAGCCGTTCCGATCCTGATGGATCATTTCCAGACCGGGCTGCACACGATGCAATGGATGGTTACCGGGTTTATGCTCGCTACAGGAGTTACAGCGCCGCTGGCCGGATATCTGGGCGGCCGGTTCAGTTACAAGCGCCTGTATACGTTCGCGTTAACGGGCTTTACTCTATTTTCACTGCTGTGTGCCGTCTCCTGGAATCCTGCGATGCTGATCGTATTCCGCATGCTGCAGGGCTCCTGCAGCGGACTGATTATGGCCTGTACGATGACCATCATCTTTCAGGTCATTCCGCAGGAGCGCCGGCCCTTTGCCGTCAGCCTGTGGTCGCTGTCGGCCATGGTGGCTCCGGCGATCGGCCCTACCTTCAGCGGCTGGCTGCTCCAGTTCGCCAGCTGGCACTGGCTGTTCCTGATCAACCTGCCTGTCGGGGTGGCAGCAATCATCCTGACGCAGCTGCTGATTCCCTATTACCGGATGAATGTTCCGAAGTCCTTTGATGTGCCGGGGCTGTTAACGGTTGTATTAGGCAGCCTGTCTCTGCTGGGTGCATTCAGCCAGGGCGGCAGCTGGGGCTGGACCTCCTGGAAGACAATGTCCTTGATCGCGCTCGGCATTGTCTTACTTATTTTGTTTGTGCTGCGGGAGCTGAAGGCTGAGGTACCGCTGCTTAACCTGCGTGTATTAAAAAACCGGCGGTTTACGGCGATGCTGAGCATCTATAGCATTGTTACGGTAGCCATGTATGCCGGAACCTATCTGACACCGCTGTTCCTGCAGACGGTAGAAGGGGCTACTACGCTCAAGACCGGCCTGATTCTGCTTCCTTCATCCGTGCTGCTGGCACTGCTCAGTCCGGTGGTCGGCAAGCTTTACCCGCGTTTCGGTCCGGTGAAGCTGATCGCCGCCGGTATCGCCTTCATCTTTGCCGGCCTGTTTCTGATGAGCAGGCTGCATGTGGGCATCGACCATAACTTTATATTGTGGGCGATGGTTGTACGGAACCTGGGGATCGGGCTGGCGAATGTTCCGAGCAGTACCGCATCCATGGAGGAAATCCCGGCGGAATGGTCCGGGCATGCGACCTCGATTAATAACTGGGTGCGCAATGTGCTCAGCTCACTCGCGATTGCTGTATTTACCTCGCTGCTGTCGAGCAGGGAGGCAGTACATGCGAAGGAGCTGGCCGGAACCGCCGGGACATCTGGCAGCGGAAATATCGGACTGATGTCCTTTACAATGGGTGTGAATGACGTGTTTGTGGTTGCAGCGCTGCTGGTGCTGACCGGATTCCCGCTGATGCTGCTCATTCGCCGAAAACGGGGGAATATCCCTGCTGAAGGGCTGCTTGAAGGAAACGGAATGCTCAAAAAGGAGTCAGGAGCAAAATTGTAA
- a CDS encoding PadR family transcriptional regulator, with product MNTLSYGLLALLTANPLTGYELTQGIKPLWRAGHSQIYPLLQRMEENGYIRHERIEQSDKPDKKIYTITEEGIAVLQEWVRQPAEPAVLRDELHFKLYSLWLTEPEEAKALLLQRAEFNRSELERYKLLLKANEALRDERGETRELKATTFGRYLLLQKRVMAMKASIEFCEWAIGEMEQGNPPPAE from the coding sequence ATGAATACACTGTCTTACGGGCTGCTTGCATTGCTTACAGCAAATCCCCTGACGGGCTATGAACTGACTCAGGGCATCAAGCCTTTATGGCGGGCAGGCCACAGCCAGATCTATCCCCTGCTGCAAAGGATGGAGGAAAACGGCTATATCCGACACGAGCGGATTGAGCAGTCCGACAAGCCGGATAAAAAAATATACACTATTACAGAAGAAGGTATCGCCGTTCTGCAGGAATGGGTCAGGCAGCCGGCAGAACCAGCCGTCCTGCGCGATGAGCTGCATTTCAAGCTGTACAGCCTCTGGCTGACCGAGCCGGAGGAAGCCAAGGCGCTGCTGCTGCAGCGGGCGGAGTTTAACCGCAGTGAGCTTGAGCGCTACAAGCTGCTGCTCAAAGCCAACGAAGCTCTGCGCGATGAGCGCGGGGAGACCCGGGAGCTGAAGGCAACCACCTTCGGGCGCTACCTGCTGCTTCAGAAGCGGGTAATGGCGATGAAGGCCTCCATAGAATTCTGCGAGTGGGCGATAGGCGAAATGGAGCAGGGCAACCCGCCGCCGGCCGAATAG
- the lspA gene encoding signal peptidase II translates to MLFYVIAILVFAADQAAKWIVRANMQLGEIIPFWEGHLTFSYYENSGAAFSSFQGYGKYFAIVSVVFVAVVFYYRRKGELKGPLLEAASGFLVGGAAGNGLDRVLYHQVTDFLVFGDGGGILNLADLAINAGTLLFILHLIVEQVKSSLQKRKQINHS, encoded by the coding sequence TTGCTTTTTTATGTAATTGCAATACTGGTATTTGCGGCAGACCAGGCTGCCAAGTGGATTGTACGGGCAAATATGCAGCTCGGGGAAATTATACCGTTCTGGGAAGGTCATCTGACGTTTTCTTATTATGAGAACAGCGGTGCAGCCTTCAGCTCGTTTCAGGGGTACGGAAAATATTTTGCCATAGTATCAGTGGTATTTGTGGCAGTAGTGTTCTACTATCGGCGTAAGGGAGAGCTGAAGGGACCGCTTCTCGAGGCTGCCAGCGGTTTTCTGGTCGGCGGGGCTGCCGGCAACGGGCTTGACCGTGTGCTGTATCATCAGGTGACTGATTTTCTGGTGTTCGGCGATGGCGGGGGAATCCTGAATCTGGCTGATCTTGCGATTAATGCAGGAACGCTGCTGTTCATCCTTCATCTGATTGTGGAACAAGTAAAGAGCAGCCTGCAGAAGCGCAAGCAAATCAACCACAGCTGA
- a CDS encoding DUF421 domain-containing protein: protein MEEYGLILIKLVAGFIGLWAMTRLLGKKEISALTPFDFISAVILGDLVGETIYEKEHTVLMLLFTLAVWTILSITFEKITLRLPKLRKPLEGEPEILIRDGKMDMGKLRKNKLDFEQLRMMLRAKDTFSVSEVAYAIYETNGSLSILKKAQYEPATREDLLVPVSESVLPKSVIEDGIVQRGTLDRLGHDEEWLAKELRKLGYNGPQSVAYAEITEEGELAVISSVSH, encoded by the coding sequence ATGGAAGAATACGGACTGATACTCATCAAACTGGTTGCAGGCTTTATCGGACTATGGGCAATGACCCGGCTGCTCGGCAAAAAGGAAATTTCCGCCCTCACTCCGTTCGACTTCATTTCGGCGGTTATCCTGGGCGATCTTGTCGGCGAAACGATTTATGAAAAAGAGCATACCGTGCTGATGCTGCTGTTTACGCTGGCGGTATGGACTATATTATCAATTACTTTTGAAAAAATAACCCTCCGCCTGCCCAAGCTCCGCAAACCGCTGGAGGGCGAGCCGGAAATTCTGATCCGGGACGGAAAAATGGATATGGGCAAGCTCCGCAAAAATAAACTGGATTTCGAGCAGCTGCGGATGATGCTGCGGGCGAAGGACACCTTTTCCGTCAGCGAGGTCGCTTATGCCATCTATGAAACAAACGGCTCTCTGAGCATCCTCAAAAAAGCGCAATACGAGCCGGCCACCCGGGAGGATCTGCTGGTCCCTGTATCGGAATCCGTCCTGCCGAAAAGCGTCATTGAAGACGGGATTGTCCAGCGGGGAACCCTCGACAGGCTCGGGCATGACGAAGAATGGCTGGCCAAGGAGCTCCGCAAGCTGGGCTATAACGGACCACAGTCCGTAGCTTACGCAGAAATTACAGAAGAGGGCGAGCTGGCTGTCATCTCCTCGGTTTCGCACTAA
- a CDS encoding IS256 family transposase → MTIVPENMLNNLFEKLVTDFVKENLESILRAEIGAFMSSEAAGTRNSRNGYYTRNLHTKYGNVEDLEVPRDRQGLFQTQMFEPYQRRDGWLEEAVIQMYKAGMGTRDVARFIESMFGSHYSATTVSNITATVLEDIQQWQKRPLNKRYSVIYLDGLYVKLKRGTVSGEVVYFAMGIDEDGQRQILGFYVGGQESANGWREVLKDLYSRGVHEVLLGVFDGLPGLDTAFRETYPKADVQHCVVHKIRGTFPNIRVQHKTDFFEDLKTVYTAVDHELALAAFDTVKAKWGKLYSKELQSWENQFSTLLTFYKYPPLIKEAIYTSNPIERMNKEIRKRLKPMNSLTNMDAAEKIIYLEIMEYNSRFAERVTRGFGDPGVRKKLTAMFEARYPVLEDL, encoded by the coding sequence ATGACTATTGTACCCGAAAATATGCTGAATAATCTATTTGAAAAACTTGTCACTGACTTCGTAAAAGAAAATTTGGAATCGATCCTGCGTGCGGAAATTGGGGCCTTCATGTCCAGTGAAGCTGCCGGTACACGCAACAGCCGCAACGGATACTACACCCGAAATCTACACACGAAGTATGGCAATGTGGAGGATCTAGAGGTCCCCCGCGACCGTCAGGGCCTATTCCAGACTCAGATGTTTGAACCGTACCAAAGACGAGACGGTTGGCTAGAAGAGGCTGTCATCCAAATGTACAAAGCAGGCATGGGCACACGGGATGTAGCCCGTTTCATTGAAAGTATGTTTGGCAGCCACTACTCTGCGACCACCGTCAGCAACATTACAGCAACTGTACTCGAAGACATCCAGCAATGGCAGAAACGGCCGCTAAACAAACGTTACTCGGTCATCTATCTGGATGGTTTATACGTCAAACTGAAGCGCGGAACCGTGAGTGGTGAAGTCGTCTATTTCGCGATGGGAATCGACGAAGATGGACAGCGCCAGATCCTTGGCTTCTATGTCGGCGGCCAGGAGAGCGCAAACGGCTGGCGTGAGGTGCTTAAAGATCTGTACAGCCGCGGCGTCCATGAAGTCTTGCTGGGTGTATTTGACGGGCTGCCAGGACTAGATACCGCCTTCCGTGAAACCTATCCCAAGGCGGATGTGCAGCACTGCGTCGTCCACAAAATCCGTGGAACCTTTCCTAATATTCGGGTTCAGCACAAGACCGATTTTTTTGAAGATTTGAAGACAGTGTATACAGCTGTAGACCATGAATTAGCACTGGCTGCGTTCGATACGGTGAAGGCGAAATGGGGCAAGTTGTATTCAAAAGAGTTACAGTCTTGGGAGAACCAATTCTCTACCTTGCTGACATTCTACAAGTACCCTCCGCTCATAAAGGAGGCCATTTACACCTCGAATCCAATTGAACGAATGAACAAGGAAATCCGCAAGCGTCTTAAGCCGATGAACAGTCTGACGAACATGGACGCAGCAGAGAAAATTATTTACCTTGAAATAATGGAGTACAACAGCCGTTTTGCCGAGCGAGTCACTCGTGGCTTTGGCGATCCGGGAGTCCGGAAGAAACTGACTGCTATGTTTGAAGCCAGGTACCCGGTGCTAGAAGACCTGTAG
- a CDS encoding aldo/keto reductase gives MKYSYLGKSGLKVSQLCLGTMNFGPETEEKDAFRIMDAALDAGINFFDTANVYGGQERRGWTEEIIGRWFKQGGGRREKVVLATKVYGDMFDELDGPNSGSGLSAYKIRRHLDGSLKRLQTDHIELYQMHHVDRNVSWDELWGAFENAIAQGKIDYIGSSNFAGWHIAAAQAQAKARNFLGLVSEQHLYNLLERTPELEVLPASQELGLGVIPWSPLAGGLLGRNALAKSGVRSARSAKLEQNRSKLEQFSALCRELGEHEDQVALAWVLANPAVTAPIIGPRTIEQFEDSLRVTEIELDGETLKKLDEIFPGPGRPAPEAYAW, from the coding sequence GTGAAGTACAGTTATTTGGGTAAATCAGGCCTTAAGGTTAGCCAGCTCTGTCTCGGAACGATGAATTTTGGCCCGGAAACCGAAGAGAAGGATGCTTTCCGGATTATGGATGCCGCGCTGGATGCGGGAATTAACTTTTTTGATACGGCCAACGTCTACGGGGGCCAGGAACGCCGCGGCTGGACAGAGGAAATTATCGGACGCTGGTTTAAGCAGGGCGGCGGACGGCGCGAGAAGGTGGTGCTGGCGACCAAAGTATACGGTGATATGTTTGATGAGCTTGACGGGCCTAACTCCGGCTCCGGCTTGTCTGCCTATAAGATCAGACGTCATCTCGACGGTTCACTGAAGCGTCTGCAGACTGATCATATTGAGCTGTACCAGATGCACCACGTTGACCGGAATGTATCGTGGGATGAGCTGTGGGGCGCATTCGAGAATGCCATCGCCCAGGGGAAAATCGATTATATCGGCTCCAGCAACTTTGCGGGCTGGCATATTGCTGCTGCCCAGGCCCAGGCTAAAGCGCGCAATTTCCTCGGCCTCGTCTCGGAGCAGCATCTGTACAACCTGCTGGAGCGGACACCGGAGCTGGAGGTTCTGCCTGCTTCGCAGGAGCTTGGCCTCGGCGTTATTCCGTGGAGCCCGCTGGCCGGCGGGCTGCTGGGCCGCAACGCGCTGGCCAAGAGCGGCGTACGCAGCGCCCGCTCAGCCAAGCTGGAGCAGAACCGCAGCAAGCTGGAGCAGTTCTCCGCGCTCTGCAGAGAGCTGGGCGAGCATGAGGATCAGGTTGCTCTGGCCTGGGTGCTGGCTAATCCGGCGGTTACAGCCCCGATTATCGGGCCAAGAACGATTGAACAGTTTGAAGATTCACTGCGCGTAACCGAAATCGAGCTGGATGGGGAAACCCTGAAAAAGCTGGATGAAATCTTCCCGGGTCCGGGCCGTCCGGCACCGGAGGCTTACGCCTGGTAA